In a genomic window of Bacteroidales bacterium:
- a CDS encoding cell division protein FtsX encodes MAEDKLRNRRLRASYFTSIISIMLVLYMLGLLGLIILHASKLSEYVRENISITVLLKEDVNDEMVLNFRQRLEQTGYVKSSRYITRDEAAKELTKDLGEDFVQFLGYNPLPPTIDLQLKSEYANTDSIAKIEKRLITNRIVKEVVYQKSLIDEVNSNISKITLVILGFSLILLLIAIILIHNTIRLSIYARRFIIRSMQLVGATEAFIRWPFILRSMLHGLYAGILSVALLVGTLWLAQQKIPELVNLQDSYQFGLFFLMILLAGIILSAFSTLFAVRRFLRMKSDSLYMH; translated from the coding sequence TTGCTGGGACTTATCATCCTGCATGCCAGTAAGCTCTCGGAATATGTTCGTGAAAATATCAGCATAACAGTCTTGCTCAAGGAAGATGTGAATGATGAAATGGTATTGAATTTCAGGCAGCGACTGGAACAAACCGGATATGTTAAGTCTTCCCGTTATATCACCAGGGACGAAGCAGCAAAAGAACTTACAAAGGATTTGGGGGAGGATTTCGTTCAATTCCTGGGATACAACCCTCTTCCTCCAACAATTGATCTTCAGTTAAAATCGGAATATGCCAATACGGATAGTATTGCAAAGATTGAAAAAAGACTCATTACAAACAGGATTGTAAAAGAAGTTGTTTACCAGAAGTCTCTGATCGATGAAGTCAATTCCAATATTAGTAAAATAACATTGGTAATATTGGGTTTCAGCCTGATATTATTGCTGATTGCTATTATCCTGATCCACAATACTATCCGGCTTTCTATATATGCACGCCGTTTTATTATCAGGAGTATGCAATTAGTGGGAGCAACGGAAGCTTTTATCCGTTGGCCTTTTATACTTAGAAGCATGTTGCATGGACTTTATGCCGGGATTCTGTCTGTTGCCCTCCTTGTTGGCACATTATGGCTCGCTCAGCAAAAAATACCTGAATTAGTGAACCTTCAGGATTCTTACCAATTTGGTCTCTTTTTCCTGATGATTCTTCTGGCAGGTATTATCCTGTCAGCATTTTCAACCTTATTTGCAGTCCGCAGATTCCTCAGGATGAAATCGGATTCACTCTATATGCACTGA
- a CDS encoding DUF3098 domain-containing protein: MTKDVRTTQAAPAKKKTDEQAVEFAFGKENYILLLIGVGLIALGFILMVGGGSKDPKVFNDAMFDFRRLTLAPILILAGFVVEIFAIIKKPKD, from the coding sequence ATGACAAAAGATGTAAGAACAACCCAGGCTGCTCCGGCAAAAAAGAAAACAGATGAACAAGCTGTGGAATTTGCTTTTGGAAAAGAAAACTATATACTTCTTCTCATTGGAGTTGGATTGATCGCTTTGGGTTTCATTCTGATGGTAGGTGGAGGTTCAAAAGACCCCAAAGTATTTAATGATGCCATGTTTGACTTCCGCCGGCTCACCTTAGCCCCAATTCTTATCCTGGCTGGATTTGTTGTTGAAATCTTTGCCATCATCAAGAAGCCAAAGGATTAA
- a CDS encoding undecaprenyl-diphosphate phosphatase — MTWIEAIIIAIVEGITEFLPVSSTGHMIITEALLGMEIDEFTKAFTVNIQFGAILSVVILYWKRFLQSWTFYQKLFIAFLPAAVIGFLAGDFIDSLLENVMVVAVMLLLGGILLLFVDKWFNKPGDNQEITYKKALWIGFWQCIAMVPGVSRSAATIIGGMQQKLSRTNAAEFSFFLAVPTMAAASAYKLIKDYKHFNSDNIDLLLVGNLVAFVVAMIAIKTFITFLQKHGFRLFGWYRIVLGLVIIVLLLMGIDLKVV, encoded by the coding sequence ATGACCTGGATCGAAGCAATTATTATTGCCATAGTCGAAGGAATAACCGAATTCCTTCCCGTCTCCTCTACCGGCCATATGATAATTACTGAAGCCTTATTGGGAATGGAAATAGATGAGTTCACCAAGGCTTTCACTGTAAATATTCAATTCGGTGCCATTCTCTCTGTTGTTATCTTGTATTGGAAGCGCTTCCTTCAAAGCTGGACTTTCTACCAGAAATTGTTTATTGCTTTTTTGCCGGCAGCAGTAATTGGTTTCCTTGCAGGGGACTTCATTGATAGCCTTCTCGAAAATGTAATGGTTGTGGCAGTTATGCTGTTATTAGGCGGCATTCTTCTTCTTTTTGTAGATAAATGGTTCAATAAACCGGGGGATAATCAGGAAATCACTTACAAAAAAGCTCTTTGGATTGGTTTCTGGCAATGTATAGCTATGGTACCTGGTGTTTCAAGGTCAGCAGCTACAATTATCGGAGGGATGCAACAGAAATTAAGCCGGACAAATGCAGCAGAATTTTCTTTTTTCCTTGCAGTTCCTACAATGGCTGCAGCCTCTGCCTATAAGCTGATCAAAGATTATAAGCATTTTAATAGCGATAATATTGATCTTTTGCTGGTTGGAAACCTGGTGGCTTTCGTAGTGGCAATGATTGCTATTAAAACTTTTATAACATTTCTACAGAAACATGGATTCAGGCTCTTTGGATGGTATCGTATCGTCCTTGGACTTGTAATAATAGTCCTCCTGTTAATGGGAATCGACCTTAAAGTAGTCTGA
- the truB gene encoding tRNA pseudouridine(55) synthase TruB, translating into MQILFDFEKGEILLVNKPYRWTSFDVIGSIRYFFKKELGIKKFKIGHAGTLDPLATGLLILCTGPATKRIEEFKDFDKEYTGTFTLGATTASFDLEKPIDQTYPIEHITEEMISKAAISLTGNIEQVPPVFSAIKVNGKRAYKYARNEQEVVLKSRSVSIPLFEITRIALPEVDFRIVCSKGTYIRSVARDFGLALESGAYLSALCRTRVGPHELKDAYEVDQLKELILSQQPVQPDSQLEASITE; encoded by the coding sequence CTGCAAATTTTGTTCGATTTCGAAAAAGGAGAAATCCTGTTGGTTAATAAACCTTATCGATGGACCTCCTTCGATGTAATTGGTTCAATCCGATACTTTTTCAAAAAGGAACTTGGAATTAAGAAATTCAAAATAGGTCATGCCGGTACCCTCGACCCGCTTGCAACTGGCTTGCTTATACTCTGCACGGGTCCCGCTACCAAAAGAATTGAGGAATTTAAGGATTTTGACAAGGAATATACAGGCACTTTCACATTAGGCGCTACCACTGCATCTTTTGACCTGGAGAAACCTATTGATCAGACTTATCCAATTGAGCACATTACTGAAGAAATGATCAGTAAAGCAGCTATAAGTCTTACAGGTAATATTGAACAGGTACCTCCGGTTTTTTCAGCTATTAAGGTTAATGGCAAAAGAGCTTATAAATATGCCAGGAATGAACAGGAGGTTGTCCTGAAATCGAGGTCGGTCAGCATTCCCTTATTTGAAATAACTCGGATCGCCTTACCTGAAGTTGACTTCAGGATTGTATGCAGCAAGGGTACCTATATTCGATCAGTAGCCAGGGATTTTGGACTCGCTTTAGAGAGTGGTGCCTATCTGTCAGCCTTATGCAGAACAAGGGTTGGGCCTCATGAATTGAAGGATGCATACGAAGTTGATCAATTGAAGGAGTTGATACTTTCCCAACAGCCGGTTCAGCCGGATAGCCAGTTGGAAGCATCGATAACTGAATGA
- a CDS encoding exo-alpha-sialidase, producing MNSNHSLLQNLKSFLVLILIPSIAFLLNHADRNRISSRVSYESFLHTTAGQLMKECRTKGLSRPDLPEQAALQEYFMTLDPSLGRVPSERLMNAFHKLNEKQLKSTAYQLQWLGKSVVMGGRTRAIMWDPNDATGKKVWAGSVTGGLWYNPDITSEISLWQPVSDMWPNMVISCITSDPNNPSTFYVGTGESQTALITYRESSGRGVGIWKTINGGQSFSLLASTADFAYITKLIVRNENGNSVVYAGVVSGTYKGSIWQSQPSDGLFRSADGGASWQQVLPDITNESVPYAPADVQLGADGRIFVGTVANIEGKGGGTILFSDLGTPGSWTEYTDIRTIIENDPLNSQPYRVVLAPAPSSQNIIYAAISSGTLSPTTNPVYKGYYLVKSSDKGVTWQQINTPDGGGDWANLAWHAMDIAVDPNTPSTVYAGGLDMYRTTNSGTSWELLSDWSLMYYGGGDNYLHADQHVIAYKPGSSSEMLFGTDGGVFYSNNGNAVKPVFSQKNKNFNTLQFYTCAMHPGAGTEKYLGGLQDNGTLLYKGTPLSINDMVTGGDGAYCFWDQDESNLTITSYYYNRYTIFNNGFQAGYVDAYSGTFISPADYHHSRNTLYANAVDLWGGNANTILRVANIPTSGYSFINTGTSTTAYYSAVKVSPYSTAGNTRIFLGTVSGRLFKLENAQASPLSTEIGSPDFPPANISCIEIGGSEDTLLVTFSNYGVSSIWQTCNGGTDWREVEGDLPDMPVRWVIYHPQNPNQAMIATELGVWTTSSLQKEIVYWQPQINGMANVRVDMLNLRKSDLTVLAASHGRGLFTTTFSYDVTTGVNQQLATSWNVYSDGGKHSLIIQNPVSSKPFSVCIYTLSGIKMFETEIPELTNGYNLEMTPSMRGAFVVEINQNGVRKYSGKVLLW from the coding sequence ATGAACTCAAATCATTCCCTCCTGCAAAACCTAAAGTCATTCCTGGTTCTGATTCTGATTCCTTCAATCGCTTTTTTATTAAATCATGCCGATCGAAACCGGATTTCATCCAGGGTATCCTATGAATCTTTCCTTCATACAACAGCTGGACAACTAATGAAGGAATGCCGTACTAAAGGACTGTCCAGGCCTGACCTTCCGGAACAGGCTGCATTGCAGGAGTACTTCATGACTCTGGACCCATCTCTGGGAAGAGTTCCTTCAGAACGGCTAATGAATGCATTTCATAAACTGAATGAAAAACAATTAAAATCAACGGCTTATCAATTGCAATGGCTTGGGAAGTCAGTTGTAATGGGTGGACGAACCAGGGCAATCATGTGGGATCCAAATGATGCAACCGGTAAAAAAGTATGGGCAGGCAGTGTTACCGGAGGATTATGGTATAACCCCGATATCACTTCTGAGATTTCTCTGTGGCAACCAGTGAGTGATATGTGGCCAAATATGGTAATCAGCTGCATCACTTCTGACCCTAATAATCCGTCAACTTTTTACGTGGGAACAGGAGAATCACAAACAGCCCTTATAACTTATCGGGAATCGTCCGGCAGGGGAGTGGGGATATGGAAAACAATAAATGGTGGACAATCATTTTCTTTGCTGGCAAGTACTGCAGATTTTGCTTACATCACAAAGCTGATAGTCAGGAATGAAAATGGAAATAGTGTGGTATATGCCGGTGTTGTTTCAGGCACCTATAAAGGTAGCATCTGGCAAAGTCAACCGTCTGATGGATTATTCCGGTCCGCTGATGGTGGGGCTTCCTGGCAGCAGGTCTTACCGGACATTACAAATGAAAGTGTTCCTTATGCCCCTGCTGATGTGCAATTGGGTGCAGATGGCCGAATATTTGTTGGCACAGTTGCGAATATTGAAGGTAAAGGTGGAGGTACCATCTTATTTTCTGACCTGGGGACACCCGGCTCATGGACAGAATATACGGATATACGCACTATCATTGAAAATGATCCGCTCAATAGTCAGCCTTACCGCGTTGTTCTGGCACCTGCACCATCCAGCCAGAATATTATTTACGCAGCTATCTCATCTGGTACTCTAAGCCCCACTACAAACCCGGTTTATAAAGGATATTATTTAGTTAAGTCTTCAGATAAAGGGGTTACCTGGCAGCAAATCAATACACCTGATGGCGGAGGAGACTGGGCAAACCTGGCCTGGCATGCAATGGATATTGCTGTCGACCCTAATACTCCTTCAACGGTTTATGCAGGCGGATTAGACATGTACCGCACTACAAATTCAGGTACCAGTTGGGAGCTACTTTCTGATTGGTCACTAATGTATTACGGTGGAGGAGATAATTATCTTCATGCTGATCAGCATGTAATTGCTTATAAGCCGGGCTCTTCTTCCGAAATGCTTTTTGGGACCGATGGAGGTGTTTTTTATTCAAATAATGGGAATGCCGTCAAACCAGTATTCAGTCAAAAAAACAAGAACTTTAACACATTACAGTTTTATACTTGTGCAATGCATCCGGGAGCCGGAACCGAAAAATACTTAGGGGGCTTGCAGGATAATGGCACTTTATTGTATAAGGGAACTCCTTTATCAATAAACGATATGGTAACCGGTGGAGATGGCGCTTACTGTTTCTGGGATCAGGATGAGAGCAATCTCACCATTACATCATATTATTATAATAGATACACAATTTTTAATAATGGCTTCCAGGCGGGCTATGTTGATGCCTATAGTGGAACATTCATTAGTCCAGCTGATTACCATCATTCCAGGAATACTTTGTATGCTAATGCCGTAGATCTTTGGGGAGGAAATGCCAACACAATACTCAGGGTAGCTAATATTCCTACTAGCGGATATAGCTTCATTAATACCGGGACCTCAACTACGGCCTACTATTCCGCTGTGAAAGTTTCACCTTATTCAACAGCTGGGAATACCAGGATTTTTCTTGGAACTGTCTCCGGCCGACTCTTTAAGCTTGAAAATGCGCAGGCATCTCCTCTGTCAACCGAAATTGGAAGCCCTGATTTCCCCCCGGCTAACATCTCCTGTATCGAAATCGGGGGTTCAGAAGATACTCTGCTAGTCACATTCAGTAACTATGGAGTCTCTTCAATCTGGCAAACCTGCAATGGGGGAACTGACTGGAGAGAGGTGGAAGGTGATTTGCCGGATATGCCGGTTCGATGGGTAATTTATCATCCCCAAAATCCTAACCAGGCTATGATCGCTACAGAGTTAGGTGTTTGGACCACAAGTAGTTTGCAGAAAGAGATTGTTTACTGGCAGCCTCAAATCAATGGAATGGCCAATGTAAGGGTAGATATGCTGAACTTAAGAAAATCCGATTTAACTGTTCTTGCAGCAAGCCATGGAAGAGGACTTTTTACCACTACATTTTCATATGATGTAACAACGGGTGTCAACCAGCAATTAGCGACTTCCTGGAATGTATATAGTGATGGCGGGAAACACAGCTTAATCATTCAGAATCCTGTTTCCTCAAAGCCTTTTTCAGTTTGTATTTATACTTTGAGTGGAATAAAAATGTTTGAGACGGAAATCCCTGAGCTTACCAATGGATATAATCTGGAGATGACACCTTCAATGAGGGGAGCATTTGTTGTTGAAATTAATCAGAATGGTGTCCGGAAATATTCAGGTAAGGTTTTATTATGGTAG
- a CDS encoding dihydrofolate reductase, whose translation MRRVQYFVACSLDGFIATEKDDISWLFTDADYGYEEFYESIDATLTGRKTFDIIKGFEEFPYSGKKNYVFSRDQHPEPHPEIKYIHEDIIPFVQELKNSQGKNIWLVGGGEIAAILENAGLIDDYIISIHPIILGKGKPLFAKVDQLRHLKLNECISYPSGLVQVRYSKVNLP comes from the coding sequence ATGAGAAGAGTGCAGTATTTCGTTGCTTGTAGTCTGGATGGTTTTATCGCAACTGAAAAAGATGATATCAGCTGGCTATTTACTGATGCTGATTACGGTTACGAGGAATTCTATGAATCCATCGACGCTACCTTAACTGGCCGTAAGACCTTCGATATTATTAAAGGGTTTGAAGAATTCCCATATTCGGGAAAAAAGAATTACGTTTTCAGCAGGGATCAGCATCCTGAACCTCATCCTGAAATTAAATATATTCATGAGGATATTATTCCTTTTGTTCAGGAGTTGAAAAATAGTCAAGGAAAAAACATATGGTTGGTTGGGGGTGGAGAGATCGCAGCGATATTGGAAAATGCCGGGCTGATCGATGATTACATTATTTCCATTCACCCAATTATTCTTGGTAAAGGAAAACCATTATTCGCGAAAGTGGATCAATTGAGGCATCTGAAACTCAATGAATGCATCAGTTATCCTTCAGGCCTTGTACAAGTTCGTTATTCAAAGGTTAATCTACCATAA
- a CDS encoding S41 family peptidase, with protein sequence MQGNRRPYIYLPIAFALVLIVGIVLGYYLVRVSFSLQHPLVKLGSSKNTLNELIHFIDQNYVDTINPENLQREAIDGMLMSLDPHSQYISASDFHDANDPLLGNFDGIGVQFRIERDTVMVINTVPGGPSEKLGLLAGDRIIKVNDTAISNIKITNEMVMKKLKGPKGTKVKVTIFRRGLHKPIDFTITRAAIPTWSVDISYKVKSDIGYIKLSKFSATTHEELVKAMQDLKKSGVRKLVLDLRGNSGGYLNEAIAVADEFLPAGKIIVYTQGLHRPKQTASSSSEGEWDDLPVTVLIDEGSASASEIVAGAIQDNDRGTIIGRRSFGKGLVQEQINLSDGSALRLTVARYYTPTGRCIQKPYTNGTEDYYMEYYHRYEDGELENADSVKLVDSLKYKTPAGKTVYGGGGIMPDVFIPLERRPEFKFYNESFNKGILYQFAFDYTDLHRQEFKRFKEVNSFDSGFVISEAVYKEFISFAEKNGIKPTQSEIVTSSGKIRELMKAFIARNLFDDKGFYPIYLRSDNGFAKAIGSFK encoded by the coding sequence ATGCAAGGAAACCGTCGTCCCTATATTTATCTTCCAATAGCATTTGCACTTGTACTCATTGTCGGAATTGTCCTGGGTTACTACCTGGTGAGAGTATCTTTCTCATTGCAACACCCGTTGGTCAAGTTGGGCAGTAGCAAGAATACACTTAATGAACTCATTCATTTTATTGATCAGAATTATGTTGATACCATTAATCCGGAGAACCTGCAGAGAGAGGCAATTGATGGGATGTTGATGAGCCTGGATCCTCATTCCCAGTATATTTCTGCATCTGATTTTCATGACGCCAATGATCCTCTGCTAGGTAACTTTGATGGCATTGGTGTTCAATTCAGGATTGAAAGAGATACGGTTATGGTTATAAATACAGTACCTGGCGGACCTTCGGAGAAACTGGGCTTATTGGCAGGTGACAGGATTATAAAAGTGAATGATACAGCTATTTCGAATATCAAGATTACAAATGAGATGGTGATGAAAAAGCTGAAAGGCCCCAAAGGCACAAAGGTTAAAGTTACTATTTTCAGAAGGGGACTTCACAAGCCTATAGATTTTACTATTACAAGGGCCGCTATTCCCACATGGAGTGTGGACATTTCCTATAAAGTAAAATCAGATATTGGATATATCAAACTGAGCAAGTTCAGTGCCACAACACATGAGGAATTAGTCAAAGCCATGCAGGATCTGAAAAAATCAGGGGTCAGGAAACTTGTCCTTGATCTGAGGGGAAACTCCGGAGGATACCTGAATGAAGCCATTGCCGTTGCCGATGAATTTCTTCCTGCCGGTAAAATTATTGTTTATACCCAGGGATTGCATCGTCCAAAACAAACAGCCAGTTCTTCTTCTGAAGGGGAATGGGATGATTTGCCTGTAACAGTATTGATTGATGAAGGATCAGCTTCAGCGAGTGAAATTGTGGCAGGTGCAATCCAGGACAATGATCGGGGGACAATTATTGGGCGTCGGTCATTTGGGAAAGGACTTGTACAGGAACAGATCAATCTTTCTGATGGTTCTGCTCTGCGCTTAACAGTGGCGCGATATTATACACCTACCGGAAGATGCATTCAAAAGCCATATACTAACGGAACCGAAGACTATTATATGGAGTACTATCATCGTTATGAAGATGGAGAACTTGAAAATGCTGATAGTGTAAAGCTGGTTGATTCTCTCAAATATAAAACTCCAGCCGGTAAAACAGTTTATGGCGGTGGAGGAATTATGCCTGATGTTTTTATTCCCCTTGAAAGAAGACCTGAATTCAAATTCTACAATGAATCCTTCAACAAAGGTATACTGTACCAATTTGCTTTTGATTATACTGACCTTCACAGACAGGAGTTCAAACGTTTCAAAGAGGTGAATTCCTTTGATAGTGGGTTTGTCATTTCAGAAGCAGTATATAAGGAATTCATCAGTTTCGCTGAAAAAAACGGCATCAAACCCACCCAGAGTGAAATTGTGACTTCGTCAGGGAAAATCCGTGAACTTATGAAAGCTTTCATAGCACGAAACCTCTTTGATGACAAGGGATTCTATCCTATTTATCTCCGATCAGATAACGGATTTGCAAAAGCCATTGGTTCATTCAAATAA
- a CDS encoding type III pantothenate kinase codes for MSKGNLVVDMGNTLTKVALFENGQLQDFIRLPGSDYEQLNKIFQNYPDIHACMISSVGETKQAIYAKVITNCKLMFLDNSVMLPFVNKYSTPLTLGNDRLAGMAAARELFPGQDVLVVDTGTAITFDLMNSYGEYLGGSIAPGIAMRYKALHTFTQRLPLLEMDQDNVPLIGNSTLQCIHSGVLNGVVHEVEGMINSYLEQFPDLNIILTGGDQNYFDKQLKIKTFAAPNLVLFGLNILLNYNLENQEL; via the coding sequence ATGAGTAAAGGAAATCTGGTTGTGGATATGGGTAATACCCTCACTAAAGTAGCTCTTTTTGAAAACGGGCAACTTCAGGATTTTATCCGTTTACCAGGTTCCGATTATGAACAATTAAATAAGATATTTCAAAACTACCCGGATATACATGCATGTATGATCTCATCAGTTGGTGAGACTAAGCAGGCAATCTATGCCAAAGTGATTACGAATTGCAAATTGATGTTTCTGGATAATTCAGTCATGTTGCCATTCGTAAATAAATACTCCACTCCCTTAACTCTGGGAAATGACAGGTTGGCTGGAATGGCCGCTGCAAGAGAATTATTCCCAGGGCAGGATGTATTGGTTGTGGATACTGGCACTGCAATTACATTCGACCTGATGAATTCTTATGGTGAATATCTTGGTGGTTCAATTGCACCGGGTATTGCGATGCGTTATAAGGCTCTGCATACTTTTACTCAACGCCTTCCGTTATTAGAGATGGATCAGGATAATGTTCCATTGATTGGAAATTCAACCCTTCAATGTATTCATTCCGGTGTTTTAAATGGCGTTGTCCATGAGGTTGAAGGCATGATAAACAGTTACTTGGAGCAATTTCCAGACTTGAATATTATTTTAACCGGAGGAGATCAGAATTATTTTGATAAACAATTAAAAATTAAGACCTTTGCAGCCCCAAATTTGGTCCTTT